From Paenibacillus sp. PvR098:
ATCGCATCCTGCATATAACGCGAGAAGGCTGTCGTATTCGCACCATTCATTTCTTTAATGAACGGGAACACCTTCGTGCCGACAATTTCATAGATAACACGGGAATCTTTCGTTTTAAATTTACTCCAACGCATGTTCTGTCCCTGTTCGTCCTGTGGGAAAATCTTCGGCATCGCTTCGCCGCTCAATGCCTCGAAGCTCTCATTTTCCAGCTCTTTCTCATCCAGGGATCGAATGAACATCAAATAAGTAAGCTGCTCTATAACCGTTAAAGGGTTGCTAATTCCGCCCGCCCATATATCCGTCCATATTTTGTAAATCTTATTACGAACTTCTCCTGTTAGCATGGTACTGCTCCTATCTGTAGCTTATTAGTTCTATAGACTTATTCCATAATTAAAGAGAAAATCCCTTCATTCGACAGGGATTTCCATAAATTATATACCACTTAGCTGTTACTAGTCTGTCAGCAAGCATATGCTCGAATAAAGAATCTCTGACCTCTACTATGAATAATGATGGAATGCACAAAACAGCACTAAATTACTTCTTATAATGACACTCAGTAACAAAAAATCTTCAAATTAATAAATTTAGTAAATGTCATTTACCAACAATATAAAAGTCGCTTAATATCGATTTAATTTTAACTTTATGAAATCAATAATTTCATCTTGATCATTAGTTTTTAACTTATCAAAATGCAGTAATACGTTAGCCTCTTTTTCATTAACTTCCCTGATTCCGAAAGCTTTACCTCCAGCACTCTTCGTTCCAATAAGAATCCATTCAACATCCGCCTCGAATCCTTCAACAATTGCGAGAATAGTATCAACCGATGGCTTATATTTATCTTGTTCTAACTCGCTAAGTGTAGCCTGCGAAATTCCAATTCGATTAGAGAAATCAACTTGATTTATCTTATTCAGTTTTCTAATCATTTTTATACGACTGCCTATTGTTTCGATATGTATCACTCCTTAAAAAAATAGTCCCGATGAATGATAAAACTCATCGGGACTGACTTATTTCACGACATCTTTTACTGGTTCACGACTTTCTTTACTGGTTCACGACTTTTTTTACTGGTTCACGACTTTTTTATCACTGGACAATGAATGCTAAGAGCTCTCTTCTCCTACTCCACAGTTACGCTCTTCGCTAAATTCCGTGGCTTGTCGACATCGTTGCCGCGAGCGAGTGAAGCGTAGTAGCTCAGCAGCTGTAGCGGCACAACAGACAGCGCCGGGGTCAGCAGAGGCAGCGTTGCAGGAATCGCGAACACTTCATCTACAGCCTTGGTGAGCTCGCTGTGACCTTCTGAATGAATACCGAAGACGTGCGCGCCACGTGCTGTAACTTCCTTAATGTTGCTGACCGTTTTCTCGAACAGTTCCTCTTGTGTCGCCAGAGCGATGACCGGGATGCCTTCTTCAATCAGGGCCAGCGTTCCGTGCTTCAGCTCTCCGGCTGCATAAGCCTCAGAGTGAATATACGAAATCTCCTTTAACTTCAAAGAGCCTTCCAAAGCTACAGCATAATCCAGGCCACGGCCGATGAAGAACAGGTTATCATGTGTGGAGATTTGCTCCGCCACATTCTTGATCGTCTCCGATTGTGCGAGGATACGCTCCACCTTCTCAGGCAGCTCTTGCAATCCGGCGATCACTTCGGCGATATACGCATCATCTTGCGAGCCCAACGTTTGAGCTAGGTACAATCCGAGCAGGTAGAAAGCGATCAGCTGCGACGTATAAGCTTTGGTCGAAGCGACGGCGATCTCTGGACCTGCCCAGGTCGTGATCACATCATCCGCTTCGCGGGCAACCGAGCTGCCCACTACGTTCGTGATGGCCACAACGCGCGCACCGCAGCGCTTCGCCTCACGAAGTGCTGCGAGCGTGTCGGCCGTTTCACCGGATTGGCTTACAACGATCACCAGCGTTTCCGGAGTAATGATCGGAGCACGGTAACGATACTCGGAGGCTACATCCGTTTCTACCGGGATGCGCGCCAGTTTCTCGATGACCGATTTACCGACAAGTCCCGCATGATATGCCGTTCCGCAGGCCACGATGTGCACATGACGAATCGCCTTGATTTGCTCCGGCGTCATACCTACTTCGTTCAGAACGACCTTCTTACCGGATGCGTCCAATCTAGCTCCCATGGTGTCACGGTAAGCTTTAGGCTGCTCGTGGATCTCTTTTAACATAAAGTGATCATATCCGGCTTTTTCCGCCGTAATGATGTCCCAATCGACATGAAATAATTCCCGGGAAATAAAATTCCCCTCAAGCGTCATTAATTCGACACCATCTCGTGTCAAAACCGCCATTTCACCATCGTTCAAAATATACACATTTCGCGTATATTCGAGAATGGCCGGAATGTCGGAGCCGATGAAGTTCTCGCCTTCTCCTACGCCTATAATGAGCGGACTGAAGAAACGAACCGCGACCAGCTTATCCGGTTCATACTCCGTCAATACGCCGAGAGCAAAAGCACCTTTCATTCGCGTTATCGCTTTTTGTACCGCTTTGACGATGTCGCCATCATACAGGCTGGCAATCAGGTGAGAGATGACTTCCGTATCCGTTTCGGAAACGAACACATGACCCTGCTCCGTCAGCTCTTCTTTGAGAGACATGTAGTTCTCGATAATCCCGTTATGCACTACGGAAAACTTATGGGAGTTGTCCGTATGCGGATGCGAGTTTAGATCAGATGGCTTGCCATGAGTTGCCCAACGAGTATGTCCAATCCCGATCGTTCCGTGCAGCGGCGTTTCTCCGAGCTTGGATTCGAGATTGGCCAGGCGGCCCTTCGATTTTTTGACTTGGAGCCCATCCGTAGTATAGACGGCTACACCAGCCGAATCGTAACCGCGATACTCCAGCTTCTTTAATCCTTCAATCAATATATTTTGGGAATTACGATTCCCTACATAACCAACGATACCACACATACTATAAGTTCCTCCTACGGATATGAGACTTGCACATATTAAAATTCTCTTGATCCCGTCGAACTCTTGTCGGTCCGGTCGCCCAGACGTTTTGCACTTCGACTTTGCGGTATGGATCGTTCACCGGAAGGCCCCCGCCGAATGATTCGAACACCTTCACCTCGTCAACTGGACCTCCGCCCAATGCTTCCGTTATCTGCGTTGTCTAAGGAATGAACACGTCCCGGTGCTATCTGAGACGACGATGACCGAATGCGCAGAAAAACTCGAAACATCTGAACAGCTGGTTCAGTTCTGGCGCTTAAGATGACAATAAATGCTACCCACCTTTCTTTTTAGAGTAAACATATACCCATCTTATTCATTTTGCCATCGATGTGCAACTTTTATTTTCATGGTGTTTTCATCCAATGGCTATGACAGTTGGGGTTAAATTATACATCCAGCCTTACAATTCAGGTCATCAACTTCCGGAATCGTAAGGCTGGATATCTAGCTTATCATCGTTTTCTGCAGCGGCCGGGTTAAGTCAGCTCCCGCTGAATCACTTCGGCAATTCGCTGTACGTATGCTTCTACCTGCTCCTTGTCGGGACCTTCCGCCATCACGCGGATCAGCGATTCGGTACCCGAAGGCCGTACCAGCACGCGCCCGTTATCGCCAAGCTCATCCTCAACTTGACGGATCGCCGTTTCCACCGCGGCATTATCCTTTAGCTTGTTTTTATCGGCTACACGTATATTAACTAAAGTTTGCGGATATTTACGCATA
This genomic window contains:
- a CDS encoding helix-turn-helix transcriptional regulator — encoded protein: MIHIETIGSRIKMIRKLNKINQVDFSNRIGISQATLSELEQDKYKPSVDTILAIVEGFEADVEWILIGTKSAGGKAFGIREVNEKEANVLLHFDKLKTNDQDEIIDFIKLKLNRY
- the glmS gene encoding glutamine--fructose-6-phosphate transaminase (isomerizing), with translation MCGIVGYVGNRNSQNILIEGLKKLEYRGYDSAGVAVYTTDGLQVKKSKGRLANLESKLGETPLHGTIGIGHTRWATHGKPSDLNSHPHTDNSHKFSVVHNGIIENYMSLKEELTEQGHVFVSETDTEVISHLIASLYDGDIVKAVQKAITRMKGAFALGVLTEYEPDKLVAVRFFSPLIIGVGEGENFIGSDIPAILEYTRNVYILNDGEMAVLTRDGVELMTLEGNFISRELFHVDWDIITAEKAGYDHFMLKEIHEQPKAYRDTMGARLDASGKKVVLNEVGMTPEQIKAIRHVHIVACGTAYHAGLVGKSVIEKLARIPVETDVASEYRYRAPIITPETLVIVVSQSGETADTLAALREAKRCGARVVAITNVVGSSVAREADDVITTWAGPEIAVASTKAYTSQLIAFYLLGLYLAQTLGSQDDAYIAEVIAGLQELPEKVERILAQSETIKNVAEQISTHDNLFFIGRGLDYAVALEGSLKLKEISYIHSEAYAAGELKHGTLALIEEGIPVIALATQEELFEKTVSNIKEVTARGAHVFGIHSEGHSELTKAVDEVFAIPATLPLLTPALSVVPLQLLSYYASLARGNDVDKPRNLAKSVTVE